A stretch of Vigna angularis cultivar LongXiaoDou No.4 chromosome 4, ASM1680809v1, whole genome shotgun sequence DNA encodes these proteins:
- the LOC108332208 gene encoding zinc finger CCCH domain-containing protein 43 isoform X2, whose protein sequence is MGKRLSRTLDHDPQLSDLNHVAQDDDALNRELQDKLDLKDVSESEDKGSNLEDGGGKLSDEGAAPEGGKGEGSEDGGGGGGDDVGVGVVDDDCNGGDGWCNWIEYVNESESDKVGGDVEGVDSRDERSSGRDQQYPLRPEAENCAYYLKTGSCKFGFNCKFNHPLKRKNQAKKENAGEKEEQAERSGQTECKYYLRSGGCKFGKACKFNHKREKCSSASPIAELNFLGLPIRVGEKECHYFMRTGSCKFGLNCKFNHPDPTAGGGDSPSRFANPGVSPQSSEWDGYQAPVYLPERNMHLPSTYVMNNPVMETNVYMHHQQQVQVEEFPERPGEPECSYFLKTGDCKFKSNCRFHHPKNRIARLPPCSFSNKGLPLRPDQNVCTYYSRYGICKFGPACKFDHPPPLTMSGLDQQSSYSNSASVDVAENGGVSDGNQ, encoded by the exons ATGGGTAAACGTTTGTCCCGAACACTCGATCACGATCCTCAACTGTCAGATCTCAATCATGTTGCCCAAGATGATGATGCACTTAACAGGGAGCTTCAGGACAAGTTGGATTTGAAGGATGTGAGTGAGAGTGAGGATAAAGGTTCGAACTTGGAAGATGGGGGTGGGAAGTTGAGTGATGAAGGTGCTGCACCTGAAGGTGGTAAGGGTGAAGGGAGTGAGGATGGTggcggtggtggtggtgatgatgttggtgttggtgttgtTGATGATGATTGCAATGGAGGGGACGGATGGTGTAATTGGATTGAGTATGTgaatgagagtgaaagtgaTAAGGTGGGTGGAGATGTGGAGGGAGTAGATAGCAGGGATGAGAGGAGCAGTGGGAGAGATCAACAGTACCCGTTGAGGCCAGAGGCTGAAAACTGTGCATATTATCTCAAAACTGGAAGTTGCAAATTTGGATTCAATTGCAAGTTCAATCATCCACTTAAGAGGAAAAACCAG GCTAAGAAAGAGAATGCgggagaaaaagaagaacagGCAGAAAGATCAGGGCAGACGGAATGCAAG TATTATTTAAGATCTGGTGGGTGTAAGTTTGGGAAGGCTTGTAAGTTTAATCACAAAAGGGAAAAGTGTTCATCTGCATCCCCAATTGCAGAGCTTAACTTCCTTGGCTTGCCTATTCGAGTG GGAGAGAAAGAGTGTCATTATTTCATGCGTACTGGCTCTTGTAAGTTTGGATTAAACTGCAAGTTTAATCATCCTGATCCTACGGCTGGAGGAGGTGATTCTCCTTCTAGATTTG CTAATCCAGGGGTTTCTCCTCAAAGTTCTGAATGGGACGGATATCAG GCACCTGTCTATCTACCTGAGAGGAATATGCATCTACCTTCAACATATGTCATGAACAACCCAGTTATGGAAACAAATGTTTATATGCATCATCAACAACAAGTGCAGGTTGAAGAGTTTCCAGAAAGGCCTGGTGAACCTGAATGCagctattttttaaaaactggGGATTGCAAGTTTAAATCTAATTGTAGGTTTCACCATCCAAAGAATCGGATTGCAAGATTACCTCCATGCAGCTTTAGTAACAAGGGTCTACCTTTGAGACCG GACCAGAATGTTTGCACATATTACAGCCGTTATGGAATTTGCAAATTTGGACCAGCTTGTAAGTTCGATCACCCACCACCCTTAACTATGAGTGGACTTGATCAACAATCCTCGTACTCAAATTCTGCTAGTGTTGATGTGGCTGAAAATGGAGGTGTCAGTGATGGGAATCAATAG
- the LOC108332208 gene encoding zinc finger CCCH domain-containing protein 43 isoform X1: protein MGKRLSRTLDHDPQLSDLNHVAQDDDALNRELQDKLDLKDVSESEDKGSNLEDGGGKLSDEGAAPEGGKGEGSEDGGGGGGDDVGVGVVDDDCNGGDGWCNWIEYVNESESDKVGGDVEGVDSRDERSSGRDQQYPLRPEAENCAYYLKTGSCKFGFNCKFNHPLKRKNQAKKENAGEKEEQAERSGQTECKYYLRSGGCKFGKACKFNHKREKCSSASPIAELNFLGLPIRVGEKECHYFMRTGSCKFGLNCKFNHPDPTAGGGDSPSRFGNGSSVSLQGVSQSSISSWSSTRPLNESTPFVPMILSANPGVSPQSSEWDGYQAPVYLPERNMHLPSTYVMNNPVMETNVYMHHQQQVQVEEFPERPGEPECSYFLKTGDCKFKSNCRFHHPKNRIARLPPCSFSNKGLPLRPDQNVCTYYSRYGICKFGPACKFDHPPPLTMSGLDQQSSYSNSASVDVAENGGVSDGNQ, encoded by the exons ATGGGTAAACGTTTGTCCCGAACACTCGATCACGATCCTCAACTGTCAGATCTCAATCATGTTGCCCAAGATGATGATGCACTTAACAGGGAGCTTCAGGACAAGTTGGATTTGAAGGATGTGAGTGAGAGTGAGGATAAAGGTTCGAACTTGGAAGATGGGGGTGGGAAGTTGAGTGATGAAGGTGCTGCACCTGAAGGTGGTAAGGGTGAAGGGAGTGAGGATGGTggcggtggtggtggtgatgatgttggtgttggtgttgtTGATGATGATTGCAATGGAGGGGACGGATGGTGTAATTGGATTGAGTATGTgaatgagagtgaaagtgaTAAGGTGGGTGGAGATGTGGAGGGAGTAGATAGCAGGGATGAGAGGAGCAGTGGGAGAGATCAACAGTACCCGTTGAGGCCAGAGGCTGAAAACTGTGCATATTATCTCAAAACTGGAAGTTGCAAATTTGGATTCAATTGCAAGTTCAATCATCCACTTAAGAGGAAAAACCAG GCTAAGAAAGAGAATGCgggagaaaaagaagaacagGCAGAAAGATCAGGGCAGACGGAATGCAAG TATTATTTAAGATCTGGTGGGTGTAAGTTTGGGAAGGCTTGTAAGTTTAATCACAAAAGGGAAAAGTGTTCATCTGCATCCCCAATTGCAGAGCTTAACTTCCTTGGCTTGCCTATTCGAGTG GGAGAGAAAGAGTGTCATTATTTCATGCGTACTGGCTCTTGTAAGTTTGGATTAAACTGCAAGTTTAATCATCCTGATCCTACGGCTGGAGGAGGTGATTCTCCTTCTAGATTTGGTAATGGAAGTTCTGTTTCATTACAAGGTGTATCGCAATCATCTATATCTTCATGGTCTTCTACTAGACCATTAAATGAATCCACTCCTTTTGTGCCAATGATACTTTCAGCTAATCCAGGGGTTTCTCCTCAAAGTTCTGAATGGGACGGATATCAG GCACCTGTCTATCTACCTGAGAGGAATATGCATCTACCTTCAACATATGTCATGAACAACCCAGTTATGGAAACAAATGTTTATATGCATCATCAACAACAAGTGCAGGTTGAAGAGTTTCCAGAAAGGCCTGGTGAACCTGAATGCagctattttttaaaaactggGGATTGCAAGTTTAAATCTAATTGTAGGTTTCACCATCCAAAGAATCGGATTGCAAGATTACCTCCATGCAGCTTTAGTAACAAGGGTCTACCTTTGAGACCG GACCAGAATGTTTGCACATATTACAGCCGTTATGGAATTTGCAAATTTGGACCAGCTTGTAAGTTCGATCACCCACCACCCTTAACTATGAGTGGACTTGATCAACAATCCTCGTACTCAAATTCTGCTAGTGTTGATGTGGCTGAAAATGGAGGTGTCAGTGATGGGAATCAATAG